The Flavobacterium sp. 123 genome contains a region encoding:
- a CDS encoding aldose epimerase family protein produces MKIKDISHLKPACIMELFGLTPDNDTVDSIELTNKKGMKLKVITYGATITSLKMPLKRGGFVDVVLGFDDLESYINSFDLESPPYFGATIGRYAGRINKGVFSLNGNLIHLNKNNNTNSLHGGNIGFSQRIWKVKKVTEGKNPSVTLTYLSPNNEENYPGDLSVNLTYTVSEENELIVEYTATTNQDTIINLTHHSYFNLDGHDSDILEQELIVNSQKMLETTNQNSPTGRFLELENNPFDFNESQKCPPEIDNTFVLEKQNEEFAASLFNKKNNLRMSVFTNQPAVHIYVGGNCFNTIKGKENADYNSLSGICFETQNFPDAPNHEHFPSSILRKEEIYYHKTIYKFQSF; encoded by the coding sequence ATGAAAATAAAAGATATATCTCATTTAAAGCCCGCTTGTATAATGGAATTGTTTGGTTTGACGCCAGATAATGACACTGTCGATTCTATTGAATTGACTAATAAAAAAGGGATGAAATTAAAAGTTATCACTTATGGGGCTACCATTACATCATTAAAAATGCCCTTGAAAAGAGGCGGTTTTGTGGATGTGGTTTTAGGATTTGATGATTTAGAATCTTATATCAATTCATTTGATTTAGAAAGTCCTCCTTATTTTGGAGCGACTATTGGACGATATGCAGGTAGGATTAACAAGGGTGTTTTTAGTTTGAATGGAAACCTAATTCATTTAAATAAGAATAACAATACTAATTCTCTGCATGGAGGAAATATTGGCTTTAGCCAAAGGATATGGAAAGTTAAAAAAGTGACGGAAGGTAAAAATCCATCAGTAACTTTGACTTATCTAAGTCCAAATAATGAAGAGAATTATCCAGGAGATTTATCTGTTAATTTAACCTATACGGTATCTGAAGAAAATGAATTAATTGTTGAATATACTGCTACAACTAATCAAGATACAATCATAAATTTAACGCATCACAGTTATTTTAATCTGGATGGTCATGATTCTGATATTTTAGAACAGGAATTAATTGTAAATTCACAAAAAATGTTAGAGACTACGAATCAGAATAGTCCAACAGGGAGATTTTTGGAATTAGAAAATAATCCTTTCGATTTTAATGAATCCCAAAAGTGTCCTCCAGAAATAGATAACACTTTTGTTCTAGAAAAACAAAATGAAGAGTTTGCTGCATCGCTTTTTAATAAGAAAAACAATTTAAGAATGTCGGTATTTACAAATCAACCGGCCGTTCATATCTATGTTGGAGGCAATTGTTTCAATACTATAAAAGGGAAAGAAAATGCTGATTATAATTCGCTGAGCGGGATTTGTTTTGAAACTCAAAATTTTCCAGACGCACCAAATCATGAACATTTTCCGAGTTCGATATTGAGAAAAGAAGAAATATATTATCATAAAACTATTTATAAATTTCAATCCTTTTAA
- a CDS encoding glycosyl hydrolase 53 family protein, translating to MKKIKSTLFFSMIISLVFSSCTSQTIDRPGQPINNFAKGADVGWLPQMEATGYKFYDTDGKQKDCLQLLKDRGMNTIRLRVWVNPSNDKASGHCSPAETVTMAVRAKKMGMRIMIDFHYSDSWADPGKQIKPKAWENHSFSQLLTDVYNHTFDVLTALKSAGVTPEWVQVGNEIPGGMMWPEGSTKNWNQLAQLLNKGHDAVKAVDATIKVIVHLDEGNNGEKFRLFFDNAKANNVKYDVIGLSYYPFWIKKDYKETIADLANNLNDLTTRYDKEVMVVEVGGIDTLEQNTYDMLTAVIKAVKAVPNNKGLGVIYWEPQGAKSWSNYELSAWKSDGKPSMALDAFKE from the coding sequence ATGAAAAAAATTAAAAGCACGCTGTTTTTTAGTATGATAATTTCATTAGTCTTTAGTTCCTGTACTTCACAAACTATTGACAGACCAGGGCAGCCAATTAATAATTTTGCTAAAGGTGCTGATGTGGGTTGGTTGCCACAAATGGAAGCAACTGGATATAAATTTTATGATACTGATGGTAAACAAAAAGATTGTTTGCAATTGCTAAAAGACCGAGGAATGAATACCATTCGGTTGCGGGTTTGGGTTAATCCTTCGAATGATAAAGCGAGCGGACATTGTAGTCCTGCCGAAACTGTAACTATGGCGGTTCGTGCCAAAAAAATGGGAATGCGCATCATGATTGATTTTCATTATAGTGATTCGTGGGCTGATCCTGGCAAACAAATCAAACCAAAAGCATGGGAAAATCACAGTTTTTCACAGTTGTTGACAGATGTTTACAATCATACTTTTGATGTTTTGACTGCCTTAAAATCAGCAGGAGTTACACCAGAATGGGTACAAGTTGGCAATGAAATTCCGGGCGGAATGATGTGGCCAGAAGGAAGCACCAAAAACTGGAATCAATTGGCACAGTTATTAAACAAAGGACACGATGCTGTTAAAGCGGTTGATGCTACAATAAAAGTTATTGTTCATCTTGATGAAGGGAATAATGGAGAGAAATTCAGATTGTTTTTTGATAATGCTAAAGCAAATAATGTGAAGTATGATGTGATTGGATTGTCGTATTACCCTTTCTGGATTAAGAAAGATTATAAAGAAACCATTGCAGATTTAGCAAATAATCTAAATGACCTGACAACTCGATATGACAAAGAAGTGATGGTTGTTGAAGTGGGTGGTATTGATACTTTGGAACAAAACACATATGACATGTTAACTGCTGTTATAAAAGCGGTAAAAGCAGTGCCAAATAATAAAGGATTGGGTGTGATTTACTGGGAGCCCCAAGGAGCCAAATCGTGGAGTAACTATGAATTAAGCGCATGGAAATCTGATGGGAAACCATCTATGGCACTAGATGCGTTCAAAGAATAG
- a CDS encoding DUF4982 domain-containing protein encodes MKKLTRILVLFLAFTQIALSQTRVVKVLDSNWKFQKGDFEQAYKVNFNDSKWESVTVPHDWAIYGPFDKNVDIQNVAIVQNGEKIATEKTGRTGALPHVGTAWYRNTFTLPKDSKGKKIMLLFEGAMSEPQVYLNGKKVGEWAYGYSYFYFDVSQFTQEGTNTLAVKLTNKEFASRWYPGAGLYRKVSVIVKNNESIDQWGQFVTTPFISQELAKINIKTNASGKNSRLVTTIFDAEGHKLSSEESTEKFGKEFDQNLKVEKPKIWSPETPYLYKAVSQLYVGNELKDETSTRFGIREIKYEPNKGFSLNGKITKFKGVCLHHDLGPLGVAVNKAALRRQMKILKDMGCNAIRSSHNMPSFEQLELADEMGFMFLAESFDEWAKPKVENGYHRFFEEYAEKDIVNLVQATRNHPSIVMWSAGNEVPDQWGEAGVKRAKWLQELFHREDPTRPVTVGMDQVKATMESGFGALLDVPGLNYRVHLYDEAFLKFPQGFILGSETASTVSSRGIYKFPVVQEKDKQYPDFQSSSYDLEACSWSNVPDEDFVLQDDKPWVIGEFVWTGFDYLGEPTPYDESWPSRSSYFGINDLAGLPKDRYYLYRSRWNTKESTLHILPHWNWEGREGETTPVFVYTNYNSAELFINGKSMGVQTKNKSTPQNRYRLMWMNVKYEPGTVKVVAFDDNGKAVAEEEVHTAGKPYQIVLDADRKTITANGEDISFVTVSVVDKNGIICPTATNQLKFKVSGAGTYRAACNGDATSLEMFHKDTMKLFSGKLVVLVKSTTTAGDIQLEVNGAGLKSGKLALVSTK; translated from the coding sequence ATGAAGAAATTGACACGTATTTTGGTTTTATTTTTAGCATTTACACAAATCGCTTTGTCTCAAACACGAGTCGTTAAAGTGTTAGATTCCAATTGGAAATTTCAAAAAGGCGACTTTGAACAAGCGTATAAAGTAAATTTTAATGATTCAAAATGGGAATCCGTAACTGTTCCGCATGATTGGGCAATTTACGGGCCTTTTGATAAAAATGTAGACATACAAAATGTTGCTATTGTCCAAAACGGAGAAAAAATAGCTACCGAAAAAACAGGTCGAACAGGCGCTTTACCCCATGTTGGAACAGCCTGGTATCGCAATACGTTTACCTTACCCAAAGATTCAAAAGGGAAAAAAATAATGCTACTTTTTGAAGGTGCCATGAGTGAGCCTCAAGTGTATTTAAACGGAAAAAAAGTTGGAGAATGGGCGTACGGTTATAGTTATTTTTATTTTGATGTTTCCCAATTTACACAAGAAGGAACTAATACATTGGCAGTAAAACTAACCAATAAAGAATTTGCTTCACGTTGGTATCCAGGTGCCGGTTTGTATCGAAAAGTAAGTGTTATTGTAAAAAATAACGAAAGTATTGACCAATGGGGACAGTTTGTAACGACACCTTTTATCAGTCAAGAACTGGCTAAGATTAACATTAAGACCAATGCTTCTGGAAAAAATAGTCGTTTAGTTACCACTATTTTTGATGCCGAAGGTCACAAACTAAGTTCAGAGGAGTCGACGGAAAAATTCGGAAAGGAGTTCGATCAAAATTTAAAAGTAGAAAAGCCAAAAATATGGAGTCCCGAAACCCCTTATTTGTATAAAGCAGTTTCCCAATTGTATGTTGGAAATGAACTGAAAGACGAAACTTCAACCCGTTTTGGAATTCGAGAAATAAAATACGAGCCTAATAAAGGTTTTAGCCTAAATGGAAAGATAACCAAATTTAAAGGAGTTTGTCTGCATCACGATTTGGGTCCGCTTGGAGTTGCCGTAAATAAAGCCGCATTACGCAGACAAATGAAGATATTAAAAGATATGGGTTGTAATGCGATTCGCAGTTCGCACAATATGCCTTCTTTTGAGCAGCTTGAATTGGCGGATGAAATGGGATTCATGTTTCTAGCAGAGAGTTTTGATGAATGGGCAAAGCCAAAAGTTGAAAATGGGTATCATCGTTTTTTTGAGGAATATGCTGAAAAAGACATTGTGAATTTAGTGCAAGCAACCAGAAATCATCCTTCTATCGTAATGTGGAGTGCTGGAAATGAAGTGCCGGATCAATGGGGAGAAGCTGGTGTAAAACGAGCTAAATGGTTGCAAGAACTATTTCACAGAGAAGATCCAACACGTCCGGTAACTGTAGGTATGGATCAAGTAAAAGCGACTATGGAATCTGGTTTTGGAGCTTTGCTTGATGTTCCAGGATTGAATTATAGGGTACATTTATATGATGAAGCATTCTTGAAATTTCCGCAAGGGTTTATTTTAGGTTCAGAAACCGCTTCGACGGTTAGCTCCAGAGGAATTTATAAATTTCCTGTGGTTCAGGAAAAAGACAAGCAGTATCCTGATTTTCAGTCTTCCTCATATGATTTAGAAGCCTGCAGTTGGTCGAATGTACCTGATGAAGATTTTGTGCTTCAAGATGATAAACCTTGGGTAATTGGCGAGTTTGTTTGGACTGGTTTTGATTATTTAGGTGAACCTACGCCTTATGATGAAAGCTGGCCGTCTCGCAGTTCTTATTTTGGAATTAACGATTTAGCGGGTTTGCCTAAAGACCGTTATTATTTATACCGAAGCCGTTGGAATACAAAGGAATCAACCCTTCATATCTTGCCACATTGGAACTGGGAAGGTCGTGAAGGAGAAACAACTCCTGTTTTTGTTTATACAAACTATAATAGTGCTGAACTTTTTATCAATGGCAAAAGCATGGGAGTGCAGACAAAAAATAAAAGCACACCCCAGAATCGTTACCGTTTGATGTGGATGAATGTAAAATATGAGCCAGGAACGGTAAAAGTGGTGGCTTTTGATGACAATGGTAAAGCTGTTGCTGAAGAAGAAGTGCATACAGCGGGCAAGCCTTATCAAATTGTTTTAGATGCGGATAGAAAAACAATCACTGCCAATGGCGAGGATATTTCTTTCGTAACCGTATCTGTAGTGGATAAAAATGGAATTATTTGTCCTACGGCTACTAATCAGTTAAAATTTAAGGTTTCTGGAGCGGGCACTTACAGAGCCGCCTGCAATGGTGATGCTACTTCACTCGAAATGTTTCATAAAGATACCATGAAACTTTTTAGCGGAAAATTAGTGGTGCTTGTAAAATCGACAACAACTGCTGGTGATATACAACTTGAAGTTAATGGTGCTGGGCTTAAGAGTGGTAAATTAGCCTTGGTATCTACAAAATAA
- the galK gene encoding galactokinase: MNNILIKKTTAFFEENFGSEPKKIVLSPGRINIIGEHVDYNDGYVLPAAIDKIICFAFEKNYTNTSKIIAIDLDDSFEVDLTTDMELTDNVWTNYIRGVINQLKIKGFEFDGFNCVFSSNIPVGSGLSSSAALECGFLFGINELFELKIKPVDIALMGQSAEHWVGINCGIMDQFSSVMGQENKVIKIDCRTLEYEYHEANFSDYSLVLFDSNVKHSLMTSAYNERRQQCEEGIAIIKSNFPEIASFRDCNEQHVLKLQDVMSANVFKRCLFVVKEIKRVRLACDALDKGDFETLGKLMFETHQGLSVDYEVSCAELDMIVDTLKKEDAVVGSRLMGGGFGGCTINLIKKGHEERIKQQLSALYLETFGIELKIYDVKIGNGTSLYIAK, translated from the coding sequence ATGAACAATATTCTAATTAAAAAAACGACCGCTTTCTTTGAAGAGAACTTTGGATCGGAACCCAAAAAAATAGTGCTGTCTCCGGGAAGAATTAACATTATTGGAGAGCATGTTGATTACAATGATGGTTATGTTTTGCCAGCTGCAATTGACAAAATTATCTGTTTTGCTTTCGAAAAAAATTATACCAATACCTCAAAAATCATTGCTATAGATTTAGATGATTCTTTTGAAGTTGATTTGACAACGGATATGGAATTGACGGATAATGTATGGACTAATTACATTCGTGGAGTTATTAATCAATTGAAAATCAAAGGTTTTGAATTTGATGGGTTCAATTGTGTTTTCAGTAGCAATATTCCTGTAGGTTCTGGTTTGTCTTCTTCGGCGGCATTAGAATGTGGGTTTTTGTTTGGAATCAATGAACTTTTTGAACTGAAAATAAAACCAGTTGATATCGCCTTAATGGGTCAAAGTGCCGAACATTGGGTAGGGATTAATTGCGGAATTATGGATCAGTTTTCGAGCGTCATGGGACAAGAAAATAAAGTCATAAAAATTGATTGCAGAACCTTAGAATATGAATATCATGAGGCTAATTTTAGTGATTATTCTTTAGTTTTATTTGATTCGAATGTAAAACATTCCTTAATGACATCGGCTTATAATGAAAGAAGGCAGCAATGTGAAGAAGGGATTGCGATTATAAAAAGTAATTTCCCTGAGATAGCTAGTTTTAGAGATTGTAACGAACAACATGTTTTAAAATTACAAGATGTAATGAGTGCCAATGTTTTCAAAAGGTGTCTTTTTGTTGTAAAAGAAATTAAGCGAGTACGTCTAGCTTGTGATGCTTTGGACAAAGGTGATTTTGAAACCTTGGGTAAATTAATGTTCGAAACACATCAAGGATTATCGGTTGATTATGAAGTAAGTTGCGCCGAATTAGACATGATTGTAGACACGCTTAAAAAGGAAGATGCCGTGGTAGGTTCCCGATTAATGGGTGGCGGTTTTGGTGGATGCACCATCAATTTAATTAAAAAAGGGCATGAAGAGCGAATTAAACAACAGCTTTCTGCACTTTACTTAGAGACTTTTGGAATAGAATTAAAAATTTATGATGTTAAAATCGGAAACGGTACATCACTTTATATCGCGAAATAA
- a CDS encoding UDP-glucose--hexose-1-phosphate uridylyltransferase, with protein sequence MKNFDINEDPHRRYNPLINEWVLVSPHRSKRPWQGQNEAITSDALPEYDPTCYLCPGNVRANGMVNPNYESSFVFENDFAALKQEEIAFEENKKDTFFKAKPERGISKVVCFSPKHNLTLPEMPADAIENIIHTWQKEYTDLGNVDYINHVQIFENKGSVMGCSNPHPHGQIWAQSSLPTEVEKTQSNLKAYFDTHNKTLLEDYLKEELKLDERIVIENDHFVVLVPFWAIWPYETMIVSKRNVSKITDFTQTEVSDFAVILKQLTTKYDNLFETSFPYSSGIHQSPTDGELHPEWHFHMHFYPPLLRSATVKKFMVGYEMMGESQRDITPEKSAEILRAQSNVHYKNKVIKS encoded by the coding sequence ATGAAAAATTTTGATATCAACGAAGATCCGCACAGACGTTATAATCCGTTAATCAACGAATGGGTTTTGGTTTCTCCACACCGTTCGAAACGTCCTTGGCAAGGGCAAAATGAAGCAATAACTTCGGATGCATTGCCAGAATATGACCCAACTTGTTATTTGTGTCCGGGAAATGTTCGAGCGAATGGAATGGTCAATCCCAACTATGAAAGTTCTTTTGTTTTTGAAAATGATTTTGCTGCTTTGAAGCAAGAAGAAATTGCTTTTGAAGAAAATAAAAAGGATACTTTTTTTAAAGCCAAACCAGAAAGAGGAATTTCTAAAGTAGTTTGCTTTTCGCCAAAACATAATTTGACCTTGCCAGAAATGCCAGCTGATGCGATTGAAAATATCATTCATACTTGGCAAAAAGAATACACTGATTTAGGAAATGTAGATTACATTAATCACGTTCAGATTTTTGAAAATAAAGGAAGTGTGATGGGTTGTAGTAATCCACATCCACACGGTCAAATTTGGGCACAATCTTCTTTGCCAACCGAAGTGGAGAAAACGCAAAGTAATCTGAAAGCCTATTTTGATACGCACAATAAAACGCTTTTGGAAGATTATTTAAAAGAAGAATTAAAACTGGATGAACGTATCGTTATTGAGAACGATCATTTTGTGGTATTGGTTCCTTTTTGGGCAATTTGGCCTTATGAAACGATGATTGTCAGTAAACGAAATGTGAGTAAAATAACCGATTTTACTCAAACGGAAGTCTCAGATTTTGCTGTTATTTTAAAACAATTGACAACTAAATATGACAATCTTTTTGAAACATCTTTCCCATATTCATCAGGGATTCATCAGTCGCCTACAGACGGAGAATTGCATCCAGAATGGCATTTTCACATGCATTTCTATCCGCCTTTATTGCGTTCTGCAACCGTTAAAAAATTTATGGTGGGTTACGAAATGATGGGCGAATCACAAAGAGATATTACGCCAGAGAAAAGTGCTGAAATTTTGAGGGCGCAATCAAATGTTCATTATAAAAATAAAGTTATTAAATCTTAG
- a CDS encoding GntR family transcriptional regulator: MKVINVQKNQGIPKYKQIIYSIEKTIEEGNLKKDERLPSINKVCLEFSLSRDTVLQAYEELKKRGIIYAILGKGYYIKSTEVRIKQRIFLLFEELNIFKEDLYNSFLENIGKDVQVDIFFHHFNLQVFQKLINDSNGNYTKYIIMPTNLVGAAAIIETLPVNEVYILDQTNPELKSYPAVFQNHLKDIYNGLVKGKSRLTKYEKLIMIFPGFREPLGMKIGFENFCKDFAFDYEIITEFKNKEIKKGEVYVIPSDRDLVQVIEKAKLQELKLGDDYGIVSYNETPLKKIVENGITTISTDFEAMGKILAQMILKGKKEQIENKSALIIRNSL, from the coding sequence ATGAAAGTTATAAATGTTCAGAAAAATCAGGGGATTCCGAAATACAAACAAATTATTTATTCTATTGAGAAAACTATTGAGGAAGGCAACTTAAAAAAAGACGAAAGACTCCCATCAATAAACAAAGTATGTCTCGAGTTTTCTTTGTCGCGCGATACGGTCTTACAGGCCTACGAAGAATTGAAAAAAAGAGGAATAATCTATGCTATTCTTGGCAAAGGCTACTATATAAAAAGTACTGAAGTCCGCATAAAACAACGCATTTTTTTACTTTTTGAAGAATTAAATATTTTCAAAGAAGACCTTTATAATTCCTTTTTAGAAAACATTGGAAAAGATGTTCAAGTAGATATTTTCTTTCATCATTTTAACCTACAAGTTTTCCAAAAACTAATCAACGACAGTAATGGCAACTATACAAAATATATTATTATGCCTACTAATTTAGTTGGAGCCGCAGCAATTATAGAAACCCTACCAGTAAATGAAGTTTATATATTAGACCAGACTAATCCTGAACTAAAATCCTATCCCGCGGTATTTCAAAATCACTTAAAAGACATTTATAATGGTTTAGTAAAAGGAAAATCAAGATTAACTAAATACGAAAAACTAATTATGATTTTTCCGGGATTTAGAGAACCTTTAGGAATGAAAATTGGATTCGAGAATTTTTGCAAAGACTTTGCTTTCGATTATGAAATTATTACCGAGTTTAAAAATAAAGAAATAAAAAAAGGAGAAGTATATGTTATTCCGAGTGATCGTGATTTAGTTCAAGTAATTGAAAAAGCAAAGTTACAAGAGCTAAAACTAGGTGATGATTATGGTATTGTTTCCTATAACGAAACTCCATTAAAAAAGATTGTTGAAAACGGAATCACAACAATTTCAACAGATTTTGAAGCTATGGGTAAAATTTTAGCACAAATGATTCTGAAAGGAAAAAAAGAACAAATAGAAAATAAAAGTGCCTTAATAATTCGAAACTCTTTGTAA
- a CDS encoding alpha-galactosidase, which produces MKEKLKFCFNKKGVFTLLFMFSVISLWAQKVTIPIATNSNMMLLQTDSNNRLMTVYFGKPLANVNEYSSASDAYNFKDENAGIYNGVYTPAGTWNLSEPAIQVKHADGNPSLELKYVSHKTEKIDANSSLTSIILKDPVYPFEVTLFYKIWAKENVIEQWSEIKHNEKKAVLLQKFASANLYFTNKDFYLTSFQGQYLKEMQPIESKLLQGIRTVDSKLGTRAMLLQNPNFILSFGKPASDTEGTVMLGQLAWSSNFKLDFEVDSYKNLRLIAGVNPYASEYLLPANQVFKTPSFIYALSNNGTGEASRNLHDWARKYRVLDGEGERLTLLNNWEATYFDFDENKISELFKGAKDIGVDMFLLDDGWFANKYPRNDDKAGLGDWKENAKKLPNGLGYLVKEAKKEGVKFGIWIEPEMVNPKSELYEKHLDWVIRQPERPEVYYRNQLVLDLSNPEVQDFVFGIVDNLFVKNPELAFIKWDCNAVIYNAYSAYLNKKGIPQSNLYVDYIRGLYKVLQRIRAKYPKVPMMLCSGGGGRGDYEMLKYFTEFWPSDDTEPIERIFMQWDYSYFFPSITTDNHVTDWGKQPLKFRVDVASMGKLGFDIVVSHLSDKDKLFCKEAIKNYSSFKDIVWHGDLYRLVNPHENDISALMYVDKDKSKAVVFNYLVNNRFMLTATPLPVVLKGLDPNKKYAVKELNIYPGTKSTMPSENVFSGDFLMKVGINPNVNLQRTSVVLEITEVK; this is translated from the coding sequence ATGAAAGAAAAACTAAAATTCTGTTTTAATAAAAAGGGTGTTTTTACATTGCTTTTTATGTTTAGTGTAATCAGTTTATGGGCACAAAAAGTTACAATACCCATTGCAACTAATAGCAATATGATGTTGTTACAAACTGATAGTAATAATCGTTTGATGACAGTCTATTTTGGAAAACCTCTGGCGAATGTCAATGAATATTCATCAGCTTCAGATGCTTATAATTTCAAGGATGAGAATGCCGGAATCTATAATGGTGTTTATACGCCTGCTGGAACTTGGAATCTTTCGGAGCCAGCTATTCAAGTAAAGCATGCTGACGGGAATCCATCTTTGGAACTTAAATATGTAAGTCATAAAACAGAAAAAATTGATGCTAATTCATCTCTTACAAGTATTATTTTAAAAGATCCTGTTTACCCATTTGAGGTAACTTTGTTTTATAAAATTTGGGCAAAGGAGAATGTAATTGAACAATGGTCGGAGATAAAACACAATGAAAAAAAGGCAGTTCTGCTTCAGAAATTTGCGTCGGCTAATTTATATTTTACCAATAAAGATTTTTACTTGACTAGTTTTCAAGGGCAGTATTTAAAGGAAATGCAGCCAATTGAATCAAAACTTTTACAAGGAATTAGAACAGTAGATTCTAAACTAGGAACAAGAGCGATGTTGCTTCAAAATCCTAATTTTATTTTATCTTTTGGGAAGCCTGCTTCAGACACTGAAGGTACAGTTATGTTGGGACAATTGGCTTGGAGCAGTAATTTTAAATTAGATTTTGAGGTTGATTCGTATAAGAATCTTCGTCTTATTGCAGGGGTTAACCCATATGCTTCTGAATATCTTTTGCCTGCGAACCAAGTTTTTAAAACACCGTCTTTTATATATGCTTTGTCTAATAATGGTACTGGTGAGGCAAGTAGAAATCTTCATGATTGGGCAAGAAAATATAGAGTTTTGGATGGCGAAGGGGAACGTCTTACGTTGTTAAACAATTGGGAAGCTACCTATTTTGATTTTGATGAAAATAAAATTTCGGAATTATTTAAAGGCGCTAAAGACATTGGTGTAGATATGTTTTTGTTGGATGATGGATGGTTTGCAAATAAATATCCTAGAAACGATGACAAAGCAGGTCTTGGAGACTGGAAAGAAAATGCAAAGAAGTTGCCTAATGGATTAGGTTATTTAGTAAAAGAAGCCAAAAAAGAAGGGGTTAAGTTTGGGATTTGGATTGAGCCTGAAATGGTAAATCCTAAAAGTGAGTTGTATGAAAAACATTTGGACTGGGTAATCCGTCAGCCAGAAAGACCAGAAGTGTATTATAGAAACCAATTAGTGCTTGATTTGTCAAATCCAGAAGTACAGGATTTTGTATTTGGAATAGTAGACAACCTTTTTGTAAAAAACCCGGAATTGGCATTTATAAAATGGGATTGTAATGCGGTTATTTACAATGCGTATTCAGCCTATCTGAACAAAAAAGGCATTCCGCAATCGAATTTATACGTTGATTATATAAGAGGTTTGTATAAAGTACTACAAAGAATTCGTGCTAAATATCCTAAAGTTCCTATGATGTTATGCTCAGGTGGAGGCGGACGTGGAGATTATGAGATGTTAAAATACTTTACTGAATTCTGGCCGAGTGATGATACAGAACCTATTGAAAGAATATTTATGCAATGGGATTATTCTTATTTCTTCCCTTCCATTACAACGGATAACCATGTGACTGACTGGGGAAAACAGCCTTTGAAATTTAGAGTTGATGTAGCGAGTATGGGTAAATTAGGGTTTGATATTGTGGTTAGTCATTTAAGCGATAAGGATAAGTTATTTTGCAAAGAAGCAATAAAAAATTATAGTTCATTCAAAGATATTGTTTGGCATGGCGATTTGTATCGTTTAGTGAATCCACATGAAAATGATATTTCGGCATTAATGTATGTTGATAAAGACAAAAGTAAGGCCGTTGTTTTTAATTATTTGGTTAACAATCGATTTATGTTGACAGCAACTCCACTTCCAGTTGTTTTGAAAGGATTAGATCCAAACAAAAAATATGCAGTAAAAGAATTAAATATATATCCGGGAACCAAATCGACAATGCCTTCTGAAAATGTTTTTTCAGGTGATTTTCTAATGAAAGTAGGAATTAATCCGAATGTGAATTTACAGAGAACTAGTGTAGTACTTGAAATAACAGAGGTCAAATAA